CCAACGTCTCGGTTCGCCCAAAAGGAGACAAAACCCTCCGCAATAAGGTGGAGATCAAAAACCTCAACTCTTTTAACTATATGGAAATTGGGATTGAGTCGGAGATCCGCCGCCAGATCCGCGCCTATACCGAGCGTCCCGATGAAGATCCCAATGTCGTCGTCCCTAGCGCTACCGTCCGCCTTGACCTCGATAAAAAAGAGACGGTCATGATGCGCTCCAAAGAAGAGGCGAAGGACTATCGCTACTTCCCCGAGCCCGACCTTCCCCCGATCATTCTTACCAAAGACTATGTTGAAAAGATCCGAAGAGAGCTTCCCGAGCTTCCCCACCAGCGGTACGAGCGCTACACTGAAAAACTGGAGCTGACCCCCTATAACGCCTCGATCCTCGTCAATGACAAATCGCTCTCTGACTATTACGAAGCAGCTCTTAAATTTTGCAAAAATGCCTCCTCCCTTTGCAACTGGGTGACCGTCGAATTTGTCGGCCGCTTTAAAGAGAGTAGCACTCCCCTCTACAAATCGGGGATCCTTCCCGAGCATGTGGCCCGCCTCGTCACCTTCATCGACACCAAAGCGATCACCGGCCGGATCGCCAAGCAAGTTGCCGATGTGATGGTGGCAAACCCGGGGAAAGATCCCGAACTTATCATCAAGGAAAATCCCAACTTCCAAGCCGTTCATGACACCTCAGCGATCGAGCCCTTCGTCGATCAGGTCCTTGCCGCCAATGAGCAGTCGGTGATCGACTTCAGAAACGGGAAGGACAAAGCCTTTAACTTCCTCGTCGGGCAGGTGATGAAGCTTTCTAAGGGGAAAGCTTCCCCGGATGTGGTCAAAGAGCTATTAACCAAAAAAATCTCCGGAGACTGAGATGTCTATTGCCAATATTATACGGAGCGTAAGCAGATATTTTCAGGTTGTTTGCGCTCGCTATAGCTATCTTGCTAGCGCATAAACGAGTGGTTTTTTTTGATAATTAAAAAAGATCCGAATAAGACCCTGTATCGGCAAGGATAATTGATGAAGGGGTTTTTCGGTAAACGAGAAGCTAGTCAGGCTCTATATGACACTCCCAGTACCCCTTATAATTCCCTCTCAATGGATGGTTTTTATAGTTCGGTGGAAGAGGTTTCTTATTTCTAAGAAGTTCACCCACATAGTATATCTTTTCAAGGTCTTTTCCCCTACGTCTCATCTTTTTAAGCGAACGTTCAAAAGTCTTTGTCGCTTCAAGTTTTAGAGGCATCAGAGGCCAAGCGCCTCAAAAAGATCACCCATACTTTTATAAGTGGTTCGTCCTCCTTTCTGCTCAGCTTCTTTCATCGCTTTACGTGTTCTAGCATTCGGCTCCTTATGAGGATAAAGAATTGGTTCTAGCGCTAATAAAGTAAGATCTTTCATTGTAACGCCGTACCTTTCAGCTTCACGCTTCAACTTCTTGTGATCCCTAATTGACATATTGATTGAAAACTTTGTCGTATCTGTCGCCATAAAAACCCCTGTTTACGCTGATTGTAACCCTATAACCAGCGTGAATCAAGTAAAAAGATCGATTCGCGCT
This DNA window, taken from Candidatus Neptunochlamydia vexilliferae, encodes the following:
- the gatB gene encoding Asp-tRNA(Asn)/Glu-tRNA(Gln) amidotransferase subunit GatB, which encodes MSPIPYEEWEPVIGLEVHAQLKTRSKIFARSPNRFGDEPNTNIEIVDTGQPGALPVLNQEAVEIAVRFGCAIDAKVAEFSKFDRKSYFYPDSPRNFQITQFDMPIIIGGKVIADVEGKTKTFEIHHAHLEDDAGMLKHFSDFAGVDYNRAGVPLLEIVSEPCMFSPKEATAFATTLKTILEYLDVSDCNMEEGSMRIDTNVSVRPKGDKTLRNKVEIKNLNSFNYMEIGIESEIRRQIRAYTERPDEDPNVVVPSATVRLDLDKKETVMMRSKEEAKDYRYFPEPDLPPIILTKDYVEKIRRELPELPHQRYERYTEKLELTPYNASILVNDKSLSDYYEAALKFCKNASSLCNWVTVEFVGRFKESSTPLYKSGILPEHVARLVTFIDTKAITGRIAKQVADVMVANPGKDPELIIKENPNFQAVHDTSAIEPFVDQVLAANEQSVIDFRNGKDKAFNFLVGQVMKLSKGKASPDVVKELLTKKISGD
- a CDS encoding type II toxin-antitoxin system YafQ family toxin; this translates as MPLKLEATKTFERSLKKMRRRGKDLEKIYYVGELLRNKKPLPPNYKNHPLRGNYKGYWECHIEPD